In Agromyces sp. Leaf222, the genomic window CCGCGCACCACGAAGCCGAGCTCGGGGTTCTCGGCGGCGATGCGCTCGAGCTCGGTGCGCAGCAGCGCCGACTTGGTGGCGACGTCGTCGACGAGCGCCGTGTCGGCCCAGTAGTTCTCGAGGGCGGCGCGGGCGGAGACGAAGGCGAGGTTGTTGCCGCGGAAGGTGCCGGTGTGCGCGCCGGGCTTCCAGACGTCGACCTCGGGGCGCAGCAGCACGAGCGACATCGGCAGGCCCGAGCCCGAGATCGACTTCGACACGGTCACGATGTCGGGGACGATGCCCGAATCCTCGAACGCGAAGAACGCGCCGGTGCGGCCGACGCCCGCCTGGATCTCGTCGAGGATCAGCAGGATGCCGCGGTCGGCCGTGATCGCCCGCAGGCGCTGCAGCCACGCGGCGCTCGCGACGTTGATGCCGCCCTCGCCCTGCACGGCCTCGACGATGACGGCGGCGGGCAGGTCGACGCCGGAGCCCGGGTCGTCGAGCATCTTCTCGAGCAGGTCGAGGGTGTCGACATCGGCCCCGAGGTAGCCGTCGTAGGGGAGGCGGGTGATGTTGTCGAGCGTGATGCCCGCTGCGCCGCGGTAGTGGCTGTTGCCGGTGGCGGCGAGGGCGCCGATGCTCAGGCCGTGGAACGCGTTCGTGAACGCGACGACGTTGGTGCGGCCGGTCGCCTGGCGGGCGACCTTGAGGGCGGCCTCGACGGCGTTCGCCCCCGTCGGGCCGGTGAACTGCAGCTTGTGGTCGAGCCCGCGGGGTTCGAGCACGAGGCGCTCGAACGCCTCGATGAACGCCTTCTTGGCCGAGGTGGCCATGTCGAGGCCGTGGATGATGCCGTCGCGCTCGAGGTACTCGATGAGCGCGCGCGTGAAGAGCGGGTTGTTGTGCCCGTAGTTGAGCACGCCGGCGCCGGCGAAGAAGTCGAGGTACTCGCGGCCGTCTTCGCCCACCAGGGTCGAGCCGACGGCGCGATCGAACACGACCGGGAAGGCGCGCACGTACCCGCGCACCTCGGATTCACGGCGGTCGAAGACTTCGAGTGCGTCGCTCATGGCAGGCAGGACCTCTTTCTGTTCGGCGTCGGCGGTGAGAGAAGCCTAAGCCTCCCGGCTGGGCGTCGGCGCCG contains:
- the ectB gene encoding diaminobutyrate--2-oxoglutarate transaminase translates to MSDALEVFDRRESEVRGYVRAFPVVFDRAVGSTLVGEDGREYLDFFAGAGVLNYGHNNPLFTRALIEYLERDGIIHGLDMATSAKKAFIEAFERLVLEPRGLDHKLQFTGPTGANAVEAALKVARQATGRTNVVAFTNAFHGLSIGALAATGNSHYRGAAGITLDNITRLPYDGYLGADVDTLDLLEKMLDDPGSGVDLPAAVIVEAVQGEGGINVASAAWLQRLRAITADRGILLILDEIQAGVGRTGAFFAFEDSGIVPDIVTVSKSISGSGLPMSLVLLRPEVDVWKPGAHTGTFRGNNLAFVSARAALENYWADTALVDDVATKSALLRTELERIAAENPELGFVVRGRGLMYGLACDADRGLAARISKQAFTRGLVIETSGAHDEVLKFLPALTISEDELLAGLAIVRESLAAALASPVE